The following are from one region of the Syngnathus acus chromosome 19, fSynAcu1.2, whole genome shotgun sequence genome:
- the LOC119137815 gene encoding KAT8 regulatory NSL complex subunit 1-like isoform X1, whose product MAAMAPALTDAPAEAHHIRFKLAAPSSSLSPASADNHANASNILIHAGGPPKCKAAPEDGDDQQQPPSQPPSQGDSLGKLQPLVASYLCSDVTPVASTKESITLQGVLIKQSVLKSGRILPSSRLNGGDFLLRKRHAIELSGDQLKSLMSANGNQPAAPVNGLAKKLAAGSGCAMAAALNGDKPPAHSHAAEPDGRPPRVAVKGSLHRRRSPGLCPNAQQATTQQSPLSQDTRSPASQEVNLERGGPSPARSDRERPGCSRRGSPADARAGERARLSGSRQAEIEGRLRRLRKRLQVVQAKQVERHVQQQLGGFLESAVGRLLAGGGRKDHASAPWRTGRHSAGGVRDGLSRFLKSGSVPSELERLYLSGSANLRSVEKAFDSDVTESSSGGDSDLEEEELTRVDVEQRHVKIWKRAESRYTLERAAIISHWNWLQAHISDLEYRIRQQTDIFRQIRTSKGSVELGGVPPQEAKMEPANFQDESSERVEHPVAIEPRKAQSGQPVNGVLSSRAGESVDGKHQQAPDGTCVAARTRPLIGWRRRRLIQPNTVANLIGKASRSGGVCRVNPGCVMCGGRPVPREDPQFHLPVLERLSRMDLGVHPILSFSDDVAVGLRVQQAMKSCWSGRSLERSKPVKKFSLKHKLSSCKEKHKFASSLMAVRLGHCKSRADKPRPPDAAACKAERAHGVAAPPGPYDKTSGRKRLREPALDRSDSSPKFFLDSGGSAAPCPALSGVHSPVARQLSTSSDNAALPAAGTALQPVKRRRGESSFDINNIVIPMSVAATTRVEKLQYKEILTPSWRAVDVLTQPAVRGEDEREVEDLSDAAFIQLHQPYEDQERSRWTWMALAPAKRRGSRSYKSTDGRTTPLFCSTNPPTPQPASPEPGHYPALHDYGHLPSPVSPPSPDTPCSRDSHRLVSSEDTRCSTPDLAFEERTVAPWERRDFPLAEDPAPEPEADGECAGLRMASLSGCRPFGRPDSDDGEPPCCHDDDHHGAGPKRP is encoded by the exons ATGGCTGCGATGGCGCCCGCTCTCACCGACGCCCCAGCCGAAGCTCACCACATCCGCTTCAAACTGGCCGCCCCGTCATCGAGTTTGTCCCCGGCCAGCGCCGACAACCACGCCAACGCCAGCAACATCCTCATCCACGCCGGAGGCCCCCCCAAGTGTAAGGCGGCCCCTGAAGACGGCGACGACCAGCAGCAGCCGCCGTCGCAGCCGCCGTCCCAGGGGGACTCCCTGGGCAAGCTCCAGCCCCTAGTGGCATCCTACCTTTGCTCTGATGTGACTCCTGTGGCCTCAACCAAAGAGTCCATCACGCTGCAAGGAGTCCTCATCAAACAGTCAGTCCTGAAAAGCGGCAGAATTCTGCCGAGCTCGCGGCTCAACGGCGGAGACTTCCTGCTGAGGAAGCGGCACGCCATCGAACTGTCTGGAGACCAGCTCAAAAGCCTGATGAGCGCCAACGGCAACCAGCCGGCGGCGCCCGTCAACGGACTGGCCAAGAAGCTGGCCGCCGGCTCCGGCTGCGCCATggcggcggcgctcaatgGCGACAAGCCGCCGGCCCACTCGCACGCGGCCGAGCCTGACGGCCGGCCGCCCCGGGTCGCCGTCAAAGGGAGCCTTCACCGCAGGCGATCGCCGGGACTTTGCCCCAACGCGCAGCAGGCAACCACGCAACAGTCGCCCTTGTCCCAGGACACCCGCAGCCCCGCCAGCCAAGAAGTGAATTTGGAGCGCGGGGGCCCGAGTCCGGCGCGCTCAGACCGCGAGAGGCCGGGCTGCAGCCGGCGCGGCTCCCCGGCGGACGCTCGAGCGGGGGAGCGCGCCCGGCTCAGCGGCAGCCGGCAGGCGGAGATCGAAGGCCGCCTGCGACGGCTGCGCAAGCGCCTGCAGGTGGTCCAGGCCAAGCAGGTGGAGCGCCACGTTCAGCAGCAGCTGGGCGGCTTCTTGGAATCGGCCGTGGGCCGCCTGCTGGCCGGCGGCGGCCGCAAGGACCACGCCTCGGCCCCCTGGAGGACGGGACGCCACTCGGCCGGCGGCGTCAGGGACGGCCTGAGCCGCTTCCTGAAGAGCGGCTCGGTTCCCTCGGAACTGGAGCGCTTGTATCTGAGCGGTTCGGCCAACTTGCGCTCGGTGGAGAAAGCCTTCGACTCGGACGTGACGGAGAGCAGCTCCGGCGGCGACTCGgacctggaggaggaggagctcaCCAGGGTGGATGTGGAGCAGCGGCATGTCAAGAT ATGGAAGCGCGCCGAGAGCCGCTACACGCTGGAAAGGGCGGCCATCATCAGTCACTGGAACTGGTTGCAGGCTCACATCTCCGACTTGGAGTACCGCATCCGACAGCAGACGGACATCTTCAGGCAGATCCGCACCAGTAAG GGCTCGGTGGAGCTGGGTGGCGTCCCGCCTCAAGAAGCcaagatggagcccgccaacTTTCAG GATGAGTCTTCAGAACGTGTGGAACACCCGGTCGCCATAGAGCCTCGGAAAGCTCAAAGCGGGCAGCCGGTTAACGGTGTCCTCAGCAG CAGGGCGGGCGAGAGTGTGGACGGGAAGCACCAGCAGGCTCCGGACGGCACGTGCGTGGCGGCGCGTACGCgacctctgattggctggaggCGGCGGAGGCTCATCCAGCCCAACACGGTGGCCAACCTGATTGGCAAG GCATCTCGAAGCGGCGGCGTGTGCCGGGTCAACCCCGGCTGCGTGATGTGCGGCGGCCGGCCCGTCCCCAGAGAGGACCCCCAGTTCCACTTGCCCGTCCTCGAGCGCCTGTCCAGAATGGATCTGGGCGtccaccccatcctgtccttCTCGGACG ATGTGGCCGTGGGCCTCCGCGTGCAGCAGGCGATGAAGAGCTGCTGGAGCGGCAGGTCGCTGGAGAGGAGTAAACCCGTCAAGAAGTTCTCCCTCAAACACAAGCTGTCGTCATGCAAAGAGAAGCACAAGTTTGCCAGCTCGCTCATGGCAGTCA GACTGGGCCACTGCAAGAGTCGAGCCGACAAGCCCAGGCCGCCGGACGCCGCCGCATGCAAGGCGGAGCGAGCGCACGGTGTCGCGGCGCCGCCCGGACCCTACGACAAAACCTCGGGCCGCAAGAGATTACGAGAGCCCGCGTTGGACAGGAGCGACT CCTCGCCAAAATTCTTCCTGGACTCGGGCGGCAGTGCGGCGCCTTGTCCGGCACTCTCCGGCGTCCACAGCCCCGTCGCGCGACAGCTGTCGACGTCCTCGGACAACGCCGCGCTACCGGCCGCCGGCACAGCC CTGCAGCCCGTCAAGAGGAGGCGCGGCGAAAGCTCCTTCGACATCAACAACATTGTCATTCCCATGTCGGTGGCCGCCACAACGCGAGTGGAGAAGCTGCAGTACAAAGAGATCCTCACGCCCAG CTGGCGAGCCGTGGACGTCCTGACGCAGCCCGCCGTGCGGGGAGAAGACGAGCGCGAG GTGGAGGACCTGTCAGACGCGGCCTTCATCCAGCTGCACCAGCCGTACGAGGACCAGGAGCGGTCTCGCTGGACCTGGATGGCGTTGGCGCCAGCCAAGCGGAGGGGCAGCAG GTCGTACAAGTCGACGGACGGGCGCACCACACCGCTGTTTTGCAGCACCAACCCGCCGACCCCGCAGCCGGCCTCCCCCGAGCCCGGTCACTACCCCGCGTTGCACGACTACGGCCACCTGCCCTCGCCTGTCAGCCCGCCCAGCCCCGACACGCCATGCTCGCGTGACTCTCACCGCCTCGTGTCCAGCGAGGACACGCGATGCTCCACGCCCGACTTGGCCTTTGAGGAGAGG ACGGTGGCGCCGTGGGAGCGGCGCGACTTCCCGTTGGCCGAAGACCCGGCGCCGGAGCCCGAGGCGGACGGCGAGTGCGCCGGGCTCCGGATGGCGAGTTTGTCGGGATGCCGCCCCTTCGGCCGGCCTGACTCTGACGACGGCGAGCCGCCTTGTTGCCACGACGATGACCACCACGGCGCTGGCCCCAAGCGGCCGTGA
- the LOC119137815 gene encoding KAT8 regulatory NSL complex subunit 1-like isoform X2, whose protein sequence is MAAMAPALTDAPAEAHHIRFKLAAPSSSLSPASADNHANASNILIHAGGPPKCKAAPEDGDDQQQPPSQPPSQGDSLGKLQPLVASYLCSDVTPVASTKESITLQGVLIKQSVLKSGRILPSSRLNGGDFLLRKRHAIELSGDQLKSLMSANGNQPAAPVNGLAKKLAAGSGCAMAAALNGDKPPAHSHAAEPDGRPPRVAVKGSLHRRRSPGLCPNAQQATTQQSPLSQDTRSPASQEVNLERGGPSPARSDRERPGCSRRGSPADARAGERARLSGSRQAEIEGRLRRLRKRLQVVQAKQVERHVQQQLGGFLESAVGRLLAGGGRKDHASAPWRTGRHSAGGVRDGLSRFLKSGSVPSELERLYLSGSANLRSVEKAFDSDVTESSSGGDSDLEEEELTRVDVEQRHVKIWKRAESRYTLERAAIISHWNWLQAHISDLEYRIRQQTDIFRQIRTSKGSVELGGVPPQEAKMEPANFQDESSERVEHPVAIEPRKAQSGQPVNGVLSRAGESVDGKHQQAPDGTCVAARTRPLIGWRRRRLIQPNTVANLIGKASRSGGVCRVNPGCVMCGGRPVPREDPQFHLPVLERLSRMDLGVHPILSFSDDVAVGLRVQQAMKSCWSGRSLERSKPVKKFSLKHKLSSCKEKHKFASSLMAVRLGHCKSRADKPRPPDAAACKAERAHGVAAPPGPYDKTSGRKRLREPALDRSDSSPKFFLDSGGSAAPCPALSGVHSPVARQLSTSSDNAALPAAGTALQPVKRRRGESSFDINNIVIPMSVAATTRVEKLQYKEILTPSWRAVDVLTQPAVRGEDEREVEDLSDAAFIQLHQPYEDQERSRWTWMALAPAKRRGSRSYKSTDGRTTPLFCSTNPPTPQPASPEPGHYPALHDYGHLPSPVSPPSPDTPCSRDSHRLVSSEDTRCSTPDLAFEERTVAPWERRDFPLAEDPAPEPEADGECAGLRMASLSGCRPFGRPDSDDGEPPCCHDDDHHGAGPKRP, encoded by the exons ATGGCTGCGATGGCGCCCGCTCTCACCGACGCCCCAGCCGAAGCTCACCACATCCGCTTCAAACTGGCCGCCCCGTCATCGAGTTTGTCCCCGGCCAGCGCCGACAACCACGCCAACGCCAGCAACATCCTCATCCACGCCGGAGGCCCCCCCAAGTGTAAGGCGGCCCCTGAAGACGGCGACGACCAGCAGCAGCCGCCGTCGCAGCCGCCGTCCCAGGGGGACTCCCTGGGCAAGCTCCAGCCCCTAGTGGCATCCTACCTTTGCTCTGATGTGACTCCTGTGGCCTCAACCAAAGAGTCCATCACGCTGCAAGGAGTCCTCATCAAACAGTCAGTCCTGAAAAGCGGCAGAATTCTGCCGAGCTCGCGGCTCAACGGCGGAGACTTCCTGCTGAGGAAGCGGCACGCCATCGAACTGTCTGGAGACCAGCTCAAAAGCCTGATGAGCGCCAACGGCAACCAGCCGGCGGCGCCCGTCAACGGACTGGCCAAGAAGCTGGCCGCCGGCTCCGGCTGCGCCATggcggcggcgctcaatgGCGACAAGCCGCCGGCCCACTCGCACGCGGCCGAGCCTGACGGCCGGCCGCCCCGGGTCGCCGTCAAAGGGAGCCTTCACCGCAGGCGATCGCCGGGACTTTGCCCCAACGCGCAGCAGGCAACCACGCAACAGTCGCCCTTGTCCCAGGACACCCGCAGCCCCGCCAGCCAAGAAGTGAATTTGGAGCGCGGGGGCCCGAGTCCGGCGCGCTCAGACCGCGAGAGGCCGGGCTGCAGCCGGCGCGGCTCCCCGGCGGACGCTCGAGCGGGGGAGCGCGCCCGGCTCAGCGGCAGCCGGCAGGCGGAGATCGAAGGCCGCCTGCGACGGCTGCGCAAGCGCCTGCAGGTGGTCCAGGCCAAGCAGGTGGAGCGCCACGTTCAGCAGCAGCTGGGCGGCTTCTTGGAATCGGCCGTGGGCCGCCTGCTGGCCGGCGGCGGCCGCAAGGACCACGCCTCGGCCCCCTGGAGGACGGGACGCCACTCGGCCGGCGGCGTCAGGGACGGCCTGAGCCGCTTCCTGAAGAGCGGCTCGGTTCCCTCGGAACTGGAGCGCTTGTATCTGAGCGGTTCGGCCAACTTGCGCTCGGTGGAGAAAGCCTTCGACTCGGACGTGACGGAGAGCAGCTCCGGCGGCGACTCGgacctggaggaggaggagctcaCCAGGGTGGATGTGGAGCAGCGGCATGTCAAGAT ATGGAAGCGCGCCGAGAGCCGCTACACGCTGGAAAGGGCGGCCATCATCAGTCACTGGAACTGGTTGCAGGCTCACATCTCCGACTTGGAGTACCGCATCCGACAGCAGACGGACATCTTCAGGCAGATCCGCACCAGTAAG GGCTCGGTGGAGCTGGGTGGCGTCCCGCCTCAAGAAGCcaagatggagcccgccaacTTTCAG GATGAGTCTTCAGAACGTGTGGAACACCCGGTCGCCATAGAGCCTCGGAAAGCTCAAAGCGGGCAGCCGGTTAACGGTGTCCTCAGCAG GGCGGGCGAGAGTGTGGACGGGAAGCACCAGCAGGCTCCGGACGGCACGTGCGTGGCGGCGCGTACGCgacctctgattggctggaggCGGCGGAGGCTCATCCAGCCCAACACGGTGGCCAACCTGATTGGCAAG GCATCTCGAAGCGGCGGCGTGTGCCGGGTCAACCCCGGCTGCGTGATGTGCGGCGGCCGGCCCGTCCCCAGAGAGGACCCCCAGTTCCACTTGCCCGTCCTCGAGCGCCTGTCCAGAATGGATCTGGGCGtccaccccatcctgtccttCTCGGACG ATGTGGCCGTGGGCCTCCGCGTGCAGCAGGCGATGAAGAGCTGCTGGAGCGGCAGGTCGCTGGAGAGGAGTAAACCCGTCAAGAAGTTCTCCCTCAAACACAAGCTGTCGTCATGCAAAGAGAAGCACAAGTTTGCCAGCTCGCTCATGGCAGTCA GACTGGGCCACTGCAAGAGTCGAGCCGACAAGCCCAGGCCGCCGGACGCCGCCGCATGCAAGGCGGAGCGAGCGCACGGTGTCGCGGCGCCGCCCGGACCCTACGACAAAACCTCGGGCCGCAAGAGATTACGAGAGCCCGCGTTGGACAGGAGCGACT CCTCGCCAAAATTCTTCCTGGACTCGGGCGGCAGTGCGGCGCCTTGTCCGGCACTCTCCGGCGTCCACAGCCCCGTCGCGCGACAGCTGTCGACGTCCTCGGACAACGCCGCGCTACCGGCCGCCGGCACAGCC CTGCAGCCCGTCAAGAGGAGGCGCGGCGAAAGCTCCTTCGACATCAACAACATTGTCATTCCCATGTCGGTGGCCGCCACAACGCGAGTGGAGAAGCTGCAGTACAAAGAGATCCTCACGCCCAG CTGGCGAGCCGTGGACGTCCTGACGCAGCCCGCCGTGCGGGGAGAAGACGAGCGCGAG GTGGAGGACCTGTCAGACGCGGCCTTCATCCAGCTGCACCAGCCGTACGAGGACCAGGAGCGGTCTCGCTGGACCTGGATGGCGTTGGCGCCAGCCAAGCGGAGGGGCAGCAG GTCGTACAAGTCGACGGACGGGCGCACCACACCGCTGTTTTGCAGCACCAACCCGCCGACCCCGCAGCCGGCCTCCCCCGAGCCCGGTCACTACCCCGCGTTGCACGACTACGGCCACCTGCCCTCGCCTGTCAGCCCGCCCAGCCCCGACACGCCATGCTCGCGTGACTCTCACCGCCTCGTGTCCAGCGAGGACACGCGATGCTCCACGCCCGACTTGGCCTTTGAGGAGAGG ACGGTGGCGCCGTGGGAGCGGCGCGACTTCCCGTTGGCCGAAGACCCGGCGCCGGAGCCCGAGGCGGACGGCGAGTGCGCCGGGCTCCGGATGGCGAGTTTGTCGGGATGCCGCCCCTTCGGCCGGCCTGACTCTGACGACGGCGAGCCGCCTTGTTGCCACGACGATGACCACCACGGCGCTGGCCCCAAGCGGCCGTGA